One window of the Scylla paramamosain isolate STU-SP2022 chromosome 22, ASM3559412v1, whole genome shotgun sequence genome contains the following:
- the LOC135111453 gene encoding uncharacterized protein LOC135111453 yields MYWWWVTESVKLPYLIMVGFIFTGFFLFCVCFCIDTTVNSSKYENLVDGGSHSKKKKKKKKETGMKERTQDIELDTFGQSSPPPYTPRGFRIETTWGREEDDSRNTPLVLRGSAAPWEGKAEGGARAEE; encoded by the exons ATGTA ttGGTGGTGGGTGACGGAGTCGGTGAAGCTCCCCTACCTGATAATGGTGGGGTTCATCTTCACtggcttcttcctcttctgcgtCTGCTTCTGCATCGATACAACAGTGAATAGTAGTAAG TACGAGAACTTGGTTGACGGGGGCAGCcacagcaagaagaagaagaagaagaagaaggagacagggatgaaggaaaggacacAAGATATAGAGTTGGACACTTTTGGCCAATCCTCCCCTCCGCCTTACACGCCAAgag GTTTTAGAATTGAAACTAcctggggaagagaggaggacgaCAGCAGGAACACACCCCTGGTGCTGAGGGGGTCGGCAGCACCGTGGGAGGGCAAGGCGGAGGGGGGAGCGCGGGCGGAAGAGT